CCGAACCGCAGGAGCCGAGGAGCGCACGATGACCACCGACGAGGACACGACCATCACGGTGTGCGAGAACGGCCCGCTCCTGGTGCGCGGGAGGATGGATCTGCGCGATGAGGACGGTCGGCCGATCGTGCCGAACCGGCGGACGGTGGCGCTGTGCCGCTGCGGCGCCTCGGCCATCAAGCCCTGGTGCGACGGTTCGCACAAGCTCGTCCATCCGCCGGTCGGCTGACCGGTCCGTTCATCCCCGCCGCGGACGCACCACTCTGCCGAGCAGATAGACCGCGCCGCCGACGGCGGCGAGCCAGGGGCCGAGTACGAGGATGGGGTCCATCCACGTGTGCCTGCCGTCGATCCGGCCGCGTCCGCGGCGGGAGCCGACCGGGTGATTCCCGAACTCGGACAGCACGCCGCTCTCCGTGATCGGGTTGTCGGGGTTGGTGGTGAACAGCGACTTCAGGTGCGCCCCGGCCGAGTCCACACGGTCGCCGGCGATGAGCAGCAGCCAGTGTGCCGCCCTCCCCTCGCTGAACTTCGCGTAGGCGTACCGGCGGATCGCGCCGGAGACGCCGTGCAGGGGCTGAGCGGTGCCGTACACGGGCGTGAGCATGCGGTGCTCGATGGAGCGTTCCCGCCGGGGGTCGTCGGGCTGCCGGTCCGGGAAGTCCCAGTGGGCCCCGCTGACCAGATCCGTTCGTTCCCGCGGGACGGAGGGTCGCTGGGCGGGGTCGAGGTCCGTGCCCCATCCGGGGATGCGGGCGCGCAACTCGTCGGAGGAGGCTCCGCGGTCGGGCTTGTCTGCGGTGTAGGGCATGGTCGTCACTCCGTTCCCATGAGGATGGCGGGTTTGATGCAGTCGTCGAGCTTGGCGGAGAAGAGGTGGTACCCCTCCGCGATGTACTCGAGCGGGATGCGGTGCGAGAGCAGCTCACCGGGGCGGACGTGGCCGGCCTGGATGTGTTCCAGCAGCCGCGGCCACTGGCGCTTGACCGGGGCCTGGTTCGAGCGCAGGGTGAGGCCCTTGTTCACGACATCCCCGAACTTGACGGCGGTGTGGATGGGACCGTACGCCCCGAGGACCGATACCGTGCCGCCTTTCCGGGCGGAGTCGATGGCCCAGTTCAGAGCGACGGGCGACCCACCCTGCAGCTTCAGCTTCGCGCCGGTCACGTGCTGCACGACACTGCCGTCGGCCTCGGCGCCGACGGCGTCGATGACCACGTCCGCGCCGAGGTACTCGGTCGCCTTCTTCACCGCGACCACGATGTCCTTGTGCTCGGACAGCGCCAGGGTCTCCGCGAACGCGAAGGTCCGGGCCTTCTCCAGCCGGTAGTCCAGATGGTCGATCACGATGACGCGGCCGGCGCCCATGAACCATGCGGATCGTGCCGCTGCGAGACCGACGGGTCCCGCTCCGAATACGACGACCGTGTCGCCTTCGGAGATGTCCCCGAGCTGTGCGCCGAAATAGCCGGTCGAGAACGCATCCGTCAGCATGAGGGCGTCGTCGTCGTCGAGCCAGTCCGGGATGACGGACGGCCCGACGTCGGCGAAGGGCACGCGCACGAACTCCGCCTGACCGCCGTCGTAACCGCCGGTGGTGTGGGAGTAGCCGTAGATGCCGCCGGCGGCCGTGGCATTCGGGTTGACGTTGTGACAGTTCGAGTAGAGGCCGCGCGAGCAGAAGAAGCAGCTTCCGCAGTAGATGTTGAACGGGACCATGACGCGGTCCCCCGGCGAGAGGTTCTGCACCGAGGGGCCGACCTCTTCGACCACGCCGATGATCTCGTGTCCGAACGTGTGACCGATCCGGGTGTCCGGCATCAGCCCGTGGTAGAGATGCAGGTCCGACCCACAGATGGCGGCCCTGGTGACCCGCACGATCGCGTCATTGGGATGCTCGATGGTCGGCTCGGGTTTCTCCTCCACCCGGACCTTGTAGGGACCGCGATACGTCATCGCTCGCACAATCTGCCTCCATCTCCTAGGGGGACGGCCATTGTGTCGGGGCCCCCTGGACGCACGCAGGCCCTTGCGTCCGCGGGGCGGATGTGGTTCGGCGGTAGCAGCGGCGCGCCGGGACGGCAAGCCTGTCCACGGACGGCCGGTCGAGCGCCGATGGTAGGGGCATGATCCCCTCCACCGACGGCATCACCGTCGTGGCCGACGGCGTCCTCCGGCTCAGCCGCGCCCATGTGAACTGTTACCTCGTCATCGAACGTGACGAGATCGTCCTGATCGACGGCGGACTCCCCCGGATGTGGCCGCTGCTGCTGCAGGCGCTCGGTGAGGCGGGGGCGCGTCCGTCGGACATCTCCGCTGTGCTGCTCACGCACGGGCACTTCGATCACGTGGGGATGTGCGACCGGCTGGTGGATGAGCACCACGTCCCCGTGCACATCCACGAGAAGGACGCGCACCTCGCCCGGCACCCGTACCGCTACGCGCACGAATCGCCCCGGCTCCGTTACCCGTTCCGCTACCCCGCGGCGATACCGATCCTCGGCAGGATGACCGCCGCGGGCGCGCTGTGGGTCAAGGGCGTGACGGCGCGCCCCGACGTCCGTCCCGGTGCGGCGCTCCCCGGGATGACGGGCCTGGTCGCCGTGGGCTCCCCCGGCCACACCTTCGGGCACTGCGGTTTCCTGCTCCCACACCGGGGCATCCTGTTCTCCGGGGACGCCCTCGTGACGCTCGACCCCTACACCGGACGCACCGGTCCCCGGCTCGTGGCCCGCGCCGCCACGGCGGACGGCGACGCGGCCCGCCGCTCCCTCTCCGCGCTCGAGGACACCCGCGCGCACCTCGTCCTGCCGGGACACGGAGACGCCTACGCCGACGGGGTGGTCGCCGCCGCGCGCGCAGCCCGTGCAGAAGAACTCGCCTGAGCGGGGCCACTTCGGACTTCACCGGACCGTCCCGCGAGCGGAGCGGCCGTCAGGCCACGCGCGTCCCCGGCGGTAGCGTCCGGGCCGGTGTGCGGGTCCGCGCCCACCCGCCCCACAGCAGTCCGCCCGCCACGACTAGCTGTACGGCCAGGCCGACGAACCAGCTCGGCGCGAGGCCCTCGGTGGCCTCCCGGGTGCTGTCGCTGTCCGGAGTCGTCGTCAGGCAACCGTCCCACCAGGTGTCGGTCTCCGGCGGGATCTGCGCGTATCGCACGGCCGATGCGATCTGGCCGAAGAGATCGATCGGGTAACCGTACCGGTCATACGTGGTGGGCGTCGCATCCGCGACGATGACGAAGGGGTTCGCGGCGAGCACCCACCAGACGCGGTCGAACCGCGG
The sequence above is a segment of the Microbacterium caowuchunii genome. Coding sequences within it:
- a CDS encoding CDGSH iron-sulfur domain-containing protein produces the protein MTTDEDTTITVCENGPLLVRGRMDLRDEDGRPIVPNRRTVALCRCGASAIKPWCDGSHKLVHPPVG
- a CDS encoding zinc-dependent alcohol dehydrogenase: MRAMTYRGPYKVRVEEKPEPTIEHPNDAIVRVTRAAICGSDLHLYHGLMPDTRIGHTFGHEIIGVVEEVGPSVQNLSPGDRVMVPFNIYCGSCFFCSRGLYSNCHNVNPNATAAGGIYGYSHTTGGYDGGQAEFVRVPFADVGPSVIPDWLDDDDALMLTDAFSTGYFGAQLGDISEGDTVVVFGAGPVGLAAARSAWFMGAGRVIVIDHLDYRLEKARTFAFAETLALSEHKDIVVAVKKATEYLGADVVIDAVGAEADGSVVQHVTGAKLKLQGGSPVALNWAIDSARKGGTVSVLGAYGPIHTAVKFGDVVNKGLTLRSNQAPVKRQWPRLLEHIQAGHVRPGELLSHRIPLEYIAEGYHLFSAKLDDCIKPAILMGTE
- a CDS encoding MBL fold metallo-hydrolase, producing the protein MIPSTDGITVVADGVLRLSRAHVNCYLVIERDEIVLIDGGLPRMWPLLLQALGEAGARPSDISAVLLTHGHFDHVGMCDRLVDEHHVPVHIHEKDAHLARHPYRYAHESPRLRYPFRYPAAIPILGRMTAAGALWVKGVTARPDVRPGAALPGMTGLVAVGSPGHTFGHCGFLLPHRGILFSGDALVTLDPYTGRTGPRLVARAATADGDAARRSLSALEDTRAHLVLPGHGDAYADGVVAAARAARAEELA